The genomic DNA GAGGCCCGTGATCTCGGGTGCTTGTTGGAGCAAACGGCTGATCCCTTCGTAGCCTCCCTGCGTCGAAATCTTCGTTTCGTAAACATACTTGCGGTTGACTGTTAAGCCCCGTTCGGCTAAGGCTTTTTTATACCCTTGAAAACGCCGCTCGGCAACTCCCTGGGGAAACAACTCACCGGTCAGAAAACCAATCTTTTCGTGTCCCATGGCCAACAGGTGTTGGGTGGCAAGATAGCCGCCGTATTCATCATCGATCCGGACAGTACAAAACCGGCTGTCCTCTACATAGGAGTCGACCAGGACCACCGGGATGTTGATCTGGGCCAAACAGGTAACCAATTCTTCGTAAGCACCAACGACAATTAAGCCGTCCAGATCGCGCTGTTGGACCAGATCCCTGACCGCCTGCGGCCGGTCGCCCAGTCCCATCAGTAAAATATGGTAATGGTGCTGGGAAGTAACCACTTCAACCCCCCGCACCAGTTCACTGTAAAAGGGATTATCAAACATTAGACCCTGTTTCGCATCCTGGTCCCAGTAGGGAATCAACACCCCAATCAGGTTGGTCCGGTAGTTGACCAGGCCCCGCGCGTTAAAGTTGGGCTGGTAATTCATCTCTTTGACCGCTTGTAACACTTTTGCGCGGGTCTCCGGGCTAATCGGCTTGGTGTTGTTAATCACATAAGAAACCGTAGCAATCGAAACCCCGGCCTTTTTCGCGATATCTTTGATTGTTACCCGCATGCAATGGCCACCTTTAGTTAAACGTTTAACCTTTCGCTTATAAAAATTCGCGCCCCAACGAAAAATTCCTGCCTTTCCTGGAAAGATTTTCTTCGTCCTCGCCGGCTTCTGATCGTTCAAAGTGGCCGGTCTTGCTAATCCATTATGTCTGATTGAAATTGACGCCATTGCTGTAGTCGAAGATAAAGGGGAGTGAAAAGGGAAAGGGGGAGCTTAGGGAAAAGCTTGACCCCGAAAACCGTTGGGTAAAGGTGGTCAAGCTTTTCCCCTGGGACGTCATTGGACTTTATTCCCACTCAATCGTGGCGGGCGGTTTGGTGGTAACGTCATAAACCACCCGGTTGACATGGGGGACTTCGTTGACGATCCGGTTGGCGATCCGGGCCAGTACCTCATGGGGGAAACGGTACCAGTCGGCCGTCATGCCGTCATCGCTGGTGATGGCGCGCAGCGCAATGGGGTAGGCGTAAGTCCGTTGGTCGCCCATCACGCCGACCGTGCGGAGATCGAGCAAGACGGGAAAGGCTTGCCAGATCTCCCGGTAAAGGCCGGCCTTTTTGATCTCCTCAATAAAGATTGCATCGGCTTCCCGCAGGATGGCCAGTTTTTCCCGGGTGACTTCGCCCAGAATCCGGATGGCCAGGCCCGGTCCGGGGAAGGGATGACGCCACAGCAGCTCCTCGGGGATCCGCAATTCACTGCCCAGCCGGCGGACTTCATCCTTGAACAGGAATTTCAATGGCTCGATCAATTTGAATTGTAAATCTTCGGGGAGGCCGCCCACATTATGGTGGGATTTAATGACGGACGCGGTCGCCGTGCCGCTCTCGATCACGTCGGGGTAGACCGTACCCTGCACCAGATAGTCAATTTTCCCAAGTTTGGCGGCTTCACGTTCAAAGACCCGGATGAATTCGGCGCCGATAATTTTGCGTTTCTGTTCCGGATCCCGCACGCCGGCCAGTTTTTCCAAAAATTCCTCGGCAGCGTCCACCTTGATGATTTTCATCTTAAAGATCCGGGTCAAGGTCGCCATCACTTGTTCGGCCTCGTTCTTGCGGAGCAGCCCATGGTCAACGAAGATGCAGGTTAAACGGTCACCGATGGCTTGATGGACTAAAACAGCCGCGACCGAACTGTCAACCCCGCCGGAAAGCGCACAAACCGCCTGTTCGTTTTCCCCGACGGTTTGCCGGATTTGGGCAACCGTGTTTTCAATAAAGGATTCCATTGTCCAGGTCCCGGACAAGGCAGCCACTTTAAAGAGGAAGTTGGCGAGAAGTACCTTTCCCTGCGTGGTATGGACGACTTCCGGATGAAACTGGACGGCATAAAGGTTGGCCTCCGGATTGCCCATGGCGGCGATGGGGGTATTGTCGGTGGTGGCGGTTACCGTAAAGCCGGGAGGGACCTCTTTGACAAGGTCGCCGTGGCTCATCCAGACGGTCATCTCTTGGGGCAAGCCGGCAAAGAGTTGGTTTTCCTCTTTGACCAATAAAGCCGTTTTGCCGTATTCGCGCTTCTCCGTGGCCTCGACCACGCCACCCAGATCTTTTGCCATCAATTGCATGCCGTAACAGATGCCGAGGATCGGTAGACCCATCTGGTAAAGGCGGGGATCGACCGCCGGGGCACCGGGTTCATAGACACTCCTGGCTCCGCCCGAGAAGATCAGGGCCCGGGGATTGATCTTTTGGATCTGTTCATAGGTTGCATTGTAGGGGACAATTTCACAATAAACTTGCAGTTCGCGGATGCGGCGGGCGATCAGTTGCGTATACTGTCCGCCGAAGTCGAGAATTAACACTAATTCTTGTGTCACTTTGCTCCTCCTTATATTTTAAAATAAAATAGAGTTAAGTTTGCCGAAAATAAAGCCAAGCCAAGACCGGGGTGGCCGATCTGAAACATGACTCTTTTTTTCCCCAAAAAGTAGGTTATTCCTACCTCCGGCTTAAAGATTTACATTAGTTTTTCTATGGGCATTGGCTTGATGCTATTATTTGGTTGAAACATTGGGAATATAACTTTGCTGGTTTTTGCTTTGTTTGGGATAAGGTTGGTTTAATCTATAAAACCCGGAGCTATAAAAATAGGCACGGGTTTGTTTTTGTTGATTGCAGCTTATGGCAAAGTTCGCTTTAAATGGGAGGGGAATAGAGATTGCTAGAGAATGGTTAATATGCTTAAGGAGAGAAAAATGATAATTGGAGAGGGAGACATAATTAATGGATGATAAAGATCGCGAAAAAATCGAAAAGATTATTGACGACAGAAAAAGAGCTCATTCATATTTCATGAACAAATCAAAAGTTTATCGTTCCTTTGTCGACATGGAACAAAAGACTTATTCCGACGGTGCACTAGAGAAAAAATATAAGGAATTAATCGCGATTGGCATCTCAATAATAATGAATTGCGAGTCTTGCCTTGAATGGCACATCAAGCAAGCCTTGGACTCAGGAGCAACTGAAGAGCAAATAATTGAAGCTATTGAGGTAGGGATAGAAATGGGTGGAGGACCAGCAACCGTATCAAGCAGATTTGCTCTTAAAGTGTTAGATTATTACAGGGATAAAAAGTAACTGACAAAGTTGGTCATGAGCCGGGGTAGGAAATAGAAAAATGAAGAGATTGACCATATAGGTTTTGCCGGAAAGCTTTGAAAAAATGTGGATAAAAGGATAATGATGCTATTTGATTAATAAATATAAAATTTTTGATGTTCACATCCATATCTTCCCTGACAAAATTGCCCAAAAGGCCGTCGAGAATATCGGAAGGTATTACCAGATCGATATGTATGAAAATGGTACCGTTGACGCCCTGCTGGAAAGCGGCCGGCAACTTGGCGTCGACCGCTTGTCATGACTTAGAAAACATGATACTATTTAAGGAAAAAGAGGAAATGTTTAGAATAATCACTCTGCCCTTGCAGTCATTGGGGTGATAAATTGAAGAAGATAGAGAAACGGTTGTTAAACCTGGCAATAGGTGAATTTGCAGCCCTAATTACATTTGTTATTTTATTTAGATTGTTAAATCTAGGAATGGCTTGTTTACTATCATTTTCTTATCTCGCAATTATCTTATTGCAAGGAAGCATGTATTGGTTTTATAGATATATATTGTTAATTAAGAGAAAAAGCCTTAGCCGGAAGGCGATAGGAATCCTTAGTTTTGTTAGGCAATTAAACATAGTTCTAGCAGTGGCGATAATTATCATAATGCCTATTATTAAAAGCAACAATAAAGACTTAATAATTGCCATTGGAATATTTATCTTCGGAATAGTTGAGTACATAAACTACTTTTGGTATAGGTTAAGTTATGGGAAATCAGGATTTAA from Capillibacterium thermochitinicola includes the following:
- a CDS encoding carboxymuconolactone decarboxylase family protein, with the protein product MDDKDREKIEKIIDDRKRAHSYFMNKSKVYRSFVDMEQKTYSDGALEKKYKELIAIGISIIMNCESCLEWHIKQALDSGATEEQIIEAIEVGIEMGGGPATVSSRFALKVLDYYRDKK
- the guaA gene encoding glutamine-hydrolyzing GMP synthase gives rise to the protein MTQELVLILDFGGQYTQLIARRIRELQVYCEIVPYNATYEQIQKINPRALIFSGGARSVYEPGAPAVDPRLYQMGLPILGICYGMQLMAKDLGGVVEATEKREYGKTALLVKEENQLFAGLPQEMTVWMSHGDLVKEVPPGFTVTATTDNTPIAAMGNPEANLYAVQFHPEVVHTTQGKVLLANFLFKVAALSGTWTMESFIENTVAQIRQTVGENEQAVCALSGGVDSSVAAVLVHQAIGDRLTCIFVDHGLLRKNEAEQVMATLTRIFKMKIIKVDAAEEFLEKLAGVRDPEQKRKIIGAEFIRVFEREAAKLGKIDYLVQGTVYPDVIESGTATASVIKSHHNVGGLPEDLQFKLIEPLKFLFKDEVRRLGSELRIPEELLWRHPFPGPGLAIRILGEVTREKLAILREADAIFIEEIKKAGLYREIWQAFPVLLDLRTVGVMGDQRTYAYPIALRAITSDDGMTADWYRFPHEVLARIANRIVNEVPHVNRVVYDVTTKPPATIEWE
- a CDS encoding LacI family DNA-binding transcriptional regulator; this translates as MRVTIKDIAKKAGVSIATVSYVINNTKPISPETRAKVLQAVKEMNYQPNFNARGLVNYRTNLIGVLIPYWDQDAKQGLMFDNPFYSELVRGVEVVTSQHHYHILLMGLGDRPQAVRDLVQQRDLDGLIVVGAYEELVTCLAQINIPVVLVDSYVEDSRFCTVRIDDEYGGYLATQHLLAMGHEKIGFLTGELFPQGVAERRFQGYKKALAERGLTVNRKYVYETKISTQGGYEGISRLLQQAPEITGLFSMADIMTIGVLKRLRETKCQVPADLSIVSFDGVLYPEFLKPALTTVDQDIFAKGRIAATLLIKLIFGEEVAASQVVLPVTLVMRESVKTLRS